The DNA region ggtatttGTGTTATTTGTCTTGCACTCATGACACAAATCGCATGGGAACATAATATTCCTATCCGTTTAAATAACTTGCAATCACAATCTACCTTCAACTCATCAATTGAACTTCCCAGAATAAATTTCACCTTGTACATCTTACTTACCGTTGAGTCCAAAACAGTTATACTTTCCACACTTTCAATCTTTTCAATATTTTGAATATAAGTTTTGAAACAAGACTTATAAACTtcatattgaaaaagaaaaaaaaaatttctagtaTAGACTTCACCGGCATGTTTTTCAATCGGCAATGGTGTTTTATATTGTGGATTTGTGTGAAGTGATTCAGCATTGAGCTTATCTTGTTTGTACCTCTGTGCATCCATTGCACTTTCATAACtcatataaaattcaacaagtgtcaTGTGAGGGTTTGAAAAATGGTTGAAGAAACTATTAACACTTTCCGATCGGGATGTAGTTCTCAAAATCCCCCCCAATGGGATATCCCTAAAATATGCGGGTATCCATTGATCTCGTATACTAAATATACTACTAAAACATTTATCTGTTTGAAGATTATATTTGGTCATAATTCCCTCCCATTTTTCctcaaatttattttcttcttgatcaatattccaAACACACCCatttaattctttcaaaaaatccTCATTTTTGTTCAATTCCGGTCCAACTTTATCAGTAACTTTACTCATGATGTGCCACATGCAAAGTTTGTGTATTGTATttggaaatacatttttaattgCAATTTTCATTGCAGGGTCTGATCAGTTATCAAATATGTTGGCATACACTCCCCCATACAATGTAAAAAAGTGCTAAATAACCACTCAAAAGATTCATTATCTTCCTTAGCTAATAAACCTATACCAAATGTAATACAAGACTTATGATGATCTACACCAGTATAAGGGGCTAAAACCATGCTATACTTATTGGTGTTATAAGTATAATCAAAAGTAACCATTTCTCCAAATAAGCAATAATTCTTTCTacttatcgcatcggcccaaaatAAACGTGAAATGTGGTCCTCCTCATctaaagcataatcaaaataaaaccccCTGTAAATATCTCTTTTTCTGATAAAATTCTCGATCAACATCTTCCCATCATCtcctttaatatatgtttttaaatccctatggaaattcttaaaatcttgcATTGTCACTCCCACATTCTCATAACCCCCAACAATTTCCTTAAACAATCTAAAGGATTTAACCGGTCCTATATTAACCCGTGCATTCTTagatatgaaatttttgtgTAACAAAGTCATTTTCCTATTACCCAATAAATATTGACGCGATGTAGGGCTAACTAGACAATGATTGTGCGCCTGTTGGAATTTTAAAACATGGTATGTTCTCTTCACTATGtcatatttcaaaatcaatctAGCTTTACAACCAATTCTTTTGGTTGATCTCTTATAACGTGGAACAACATCTGCACTTTTCTTAGGTTTAGGTTTTATGATACCCTTCCTACTacatacaaaatattttaaaacaacaATACCCTTATTTTTGTAGCTAGTAGATGAACGTATATCAAAATCGCAAATTTCAGCATATTTACCATAAAAATCTAAGGCTTTCTCTAAGTTTTCAAAAGTCATACCAACAAATGGCTTTTTATCAAACTCACAATGAGGAATCCATAGTGTAGAACCATTTGGGGTAACTTGTGTTATATAGTTCTTGGAGTTTGAGTCCCTGTATAACAAtccaaagtttttccaaaattaaaaaaagaagacagtaactaaacatagtcatagtaagcattaatcataacatagtatctttttccaaaaacatagtagcatttacttttgcaacaaaagattttctaaaatttaaaaaaaggaagacagtaactatacatagtcatagtaaccattaatcataacaaagtatctttttctaagaacatagtagcattcacttttgcaacaaagatttttcaaacttacaaaagagaagacagtagctatacgtagtcatagtaacttttaatcacaacatagtatctttttctaagaacatagtagcatttactttttgcaacaaagtttttccaaaattaaaaaagggaagacagtaactatatatagtcatagtaacctttaatcataacatagtatctttttctaagaacatagtagcattcacttttgcaacaaagattttccaaaattaaaaaaaggaagacagtaactatatatagtcatagtaacctttaatcataacatagtatctttttccaagaacatagtagcatttacttttgcaacaaaaattttccaaaattaaaaaaagaagacagtaactatatatagtcatagtaacctttaatcataacatagtatctttttctaagaacatagtagcattcacttttgcaacaaagattttccaaaattaa from Amaranthus tricolor cultivar Red isolate AtriRed21 chromosome 3, ASM2621246v1, whole genome shotgun sequence includes:
- the LOC130808312 gene encoding protein FAR1-RELATED SEQUENCE 5-like, whose protein sequence is MSKVTDKVGPELNKNEDFLKELNGCVWNIDQEENKFEEKWEGIMTKYNLQTDKCFSSIFSIRDQWIPAYFRDIPLGGILRTTSRSESVNSFFNHFSNPHMTLVEFYMSYESAMDAQRYKQDKLNAESLHTNPQYKTPLPIEKHAGEVYTRNFFFLFQYEVYKSCFKTYIQNIEKIESVESITVLDSTVSKMYKVKFILGSSIDELKVDCDCKLFKRIGILCSHAICVMSARQITQIPKQYVLDRWTKLALKKPIFDLHGNLIEDSKKYLAQRSESDLQSLLQNLKDISRKLEESDDVRVDITKEQQIELLVGTSSSSTMEIQNPIQSKEQRKKAKIIGEKEQTIEQSKKPKRKCKTCGKFDYHDSRNCPSTKDTPLTKVDAEEQIDEEIIKKFESFKYTILLKR
- the LOC130808313 gene encoding protein FAR1-RELATED SEQUENCE 5-like, whose product is MAMCPIYQDPDPDSDLFQDFITFFRKVFSGSFSSARDSNSKNYITQVTPNGSTLWIPHCEFDKKPFVGMTFENLEKALDFYGKYAEICDFDIRSSTSYKNKGIVVLKYFVCSRKGIIKPKPKKSADVVPRYKRSTKRIGCKARLILKYDIVKRTYHVLKFQQAHNHCLVSPTSRQYLLGNRKMTLLHKNFISKNARVNIGPVKSFRLFKEIVGGYENVGVTMQDFKNFHRDLKTYIKGDDGKMLIENFIRKRDIYRGFYFDYALDEEDHISRLFWADAISRKNYCLFGEMVTFDYTYNTNKYSMVLAPYTGVDHHKSCITFGIGLLAKEDNESFEWLFSTFLHCMGECMPTYLITDQTLQ